The following are encoded in a window of Colletotrichum lupini chromosome 3, complete sequence genomic DNA:
- a CDS encoding DNA polymerase family B — MPNTSLRRPQKGYRRGGKQAYHGPSRTTRTFAASGRNEATSADEKWERTRLAHQIDENMGFARYEGGKRKEGWLVNVQPTSVEDDRNPNGRAALDCYFIEDDGAHFKATVEYDPYFLIAVKKGRESEVEEWLKRVPGDGVVKTIKRVDKEDLKMPNHLLGYRRTFLELRFTNVADLMAARKDIMPIAAKNRKNVDALDAYAEVSTMNGDFDLFDDSRDDDRRTNASFADASDFIVDIREYDVPYHVRVMIDMDIRVGKWYFIDVKHGVTKITTNEDRLAMADPVVMAYDIETTKLPLKFPDAAIDQVMMISYMIDGQGFLITNREIISEDIGDFDYTPKPEYPGPFMIFNEPDEKAVLERFFLHIKEARPTVIATYNGDFFDWPFVDARASINGIDMYQEIGWKKDSEDQYKCSYSVHMDCFHWVNRDSYLPQGSRGLKAVTVAKLGYDPDELDPELMTPYAQERPQTLAEYSVSDAVATYYLYMKYVHPFIFSLCTILPLGGDDTLRKGTGTLCEMLLMVQAYQQEIVLPNKHVSPREAFYEGHLLDSETYVGGHVESIEAGVFRADIPVNFAVDTGAVDELLNDLDAALKFSITVEEKKSMDDIENYDEIREQIASRLRALKETPNRSERPLIYHLDVASMYPNIMTTNRLQPDSMIQESDCAACDFNRPGKTCDRRMPWAWRGEYLPAKRDEYNMIRNALENEKFPGKWPNSPQRTFQDLSPDEQTALLRKRLQIFSQKVYHKIHDSTTTVKEAIICQRENPFYINTVRDFRDRRYDYKGKAKVWKGKTEALKSSGATSSEVDAAKKMIILFDSLQLAHKVILNSFYGYVMRKGSRWYSMEMAGVTCLTGATIIQLARSLVERLGRPLELDTDGIWCMLPATFPENFAFKTKGGKKVTISYPCTMLNHLVHAKFTNHQYQTLTDPKTLKYETHSDNSIFFEVDGPYKAMVLPTSKEEDKNLKKRYAVFNDDGSLAELKGFEVKRRGELKLIKIFQQQIFKFFLEGETLAECYAAVAKVANQWLDVLHSKGATLADEELMELISENRSMSKTLEEYGSQKSTSITTAKRLADFLGEQMVKDKGLNCKFIICARPKNAPVTERAIPVAIFSAEETTKRFYLKKWLKEEPADTDPRALLDWDYYLERLGSVIQKLITIPAALQKVRNPVPRVAHPDWLQRRINIKDDKMKQKKLTDLFTKGPLEDITNRNGRSATDMEDFGTQLLKPKPVTSVVAASQPTAQKRKSPEAAESTDPFAALPMVMPSPSDDYIGFLQYQKQKWKIQKQARIRRRQLFGDRRGNNQNNIQNTFMKQAHMTYMSNWQLLHLKPTETPGIVNAHVLIDAKIHSLKIKVPRQVFLNLRSGEMPDVDIPGCEVEQVNHTLPNGHSSVHLFKLTVPEDVYFNEADKFSLLFNHPSVEGVYEKHLPLNIRAVLQLGNLCTIDEQQHAVLGKGLEQGFDLSGLKRPLKAKTYLETSPLAYIYVSHVTAGDKQIFGVFSTLKDEAHVIILQKGRDSGQDLPNISRIYTELLARRGEEAEGTNWQDCFTYQEKLNFKITQVTTRRKAHLELSDVVKKMRKDELRPLMMVIQSSQRNMLINDVPILGEFPVLPLKYDAADSSLPPLGWQAVVARRLVGHYLGLGSWILHLTTLARYGEVPLCNLEREDPRFLIDIAYARRLQNNNVVLWWSASPRPDHAGHEKDDIIGPLETVQMPSINNPGTFSSVCIDLEVRNLAINTILTSSLINELEGSESISFNPAGDGNAAGDEVISSEGTFANAGVLVLREMVKSWWQEACKGNTMADVMVQHLVRWVENPDSFLYDRALHYYVQMMSKKAFQQLMADFRRVGSQVIFANSNRLLLQTTKAEVGTAYAYSQYIIKSIKSKPLFHFIDLEIKEYWDYLVWYDEFNYGGKACQEVVEAEQQTLDTVMHWQMATFLPIRLQPTFQDWVIEFIQLMHNLKRPQDGDFSSTPRLTQLPQKALAEGAQGQIILGKVFEKPLKKDIANLVNLQKRELLHPELAEDYSFPKLPGSHLAHLSSRNAVLELVKSLMQVLSLDKNITLEARLLRKELLAMFDVREFSKEGAFQNPSESLKVIQLSCDSCTMARDLDFCRDEDLLPEIGPDGRRLGPETRPWRCTFCEAEYDRNAIEETLLASVEAFVVEWTTQDLKCGKCGALRMNEFMEHCTCSGTWVESVKRADIVRRLSVYWSVAKFYGLRMLLEVTEGLRKGL; from the exons ATGCCCAACACGAGCCTACGGCGCCCGCAAAAGGGCTACCGCCGCGGCGGCAAGCAAGCCTACCACGGCCCCTCACGAACGACACGCACCTTCGCCGCCTCGGGCCGCAACGAGGCCACCTCGGCCGACGAGAAGTGGGAGCGCACCCGGCTGGCGCACCAAATCGACGAGAATATGGGTTTCGCCCGCTACGAGGGCGGCAAGCGCAAGGAGGGCTGGCTCGTCAACGTGCAGCCCACCTCGGTCGAGGACGACAGGAACCCCAACGGGCGGGCGGCGCTCGACTGTTACTTTATCGAGGACGACGGCGCGCACTTCAAGGCGACGGTCGAGTACGACCCCTACTTTTTGATTGCCGTGAAGAAGGGCCGCGAGAGCGAGGTCGAGGAGTGGCTGAAGCGCGTGCCTGGCGACGGCGTCGTCAAGACGATTAAGAGGGTGGACAAGGAGGATTTGAAGATGCCGAATCATCTGCTAGGGTACCGCCGCACGTTTCTGGAGCTGAGGTTTACGAATGTGGCGGATTTGATGGCGGCGAGGAAGGATATCATGCCCATTGCGGCGAAGAACAGGAAGAATGTGGATGCTTTGGACGCATATGCCGAGGTTTCAAC GATGAATGGCGACTTTGACCTTTTTGACGATTCACGAGATGACGATAGACGAACGAATGCTTCTTTTGCCGACGCCAGCGACTTCATTGTCGATATTAGAGAGTACGACGTGCCGTACCATGTAAGAGTAATGATAGATATGG ATATTCGGGTGGGAAAATGGTACTTCATCGACGTTAAGCACGGCGTCACAAAAATCACAACCAATGAGGACCGCCTGGCCATGGCAGACCCGGTAGTCATGGCCTACGATATCGAGACGACGAAACTGCCCCTCAAATTCCCCGACGCCGCCATCGACCAGGTCATGATGATTTCGTACATGATTGACGGGCAGGGTTTCCTGATCACGAACAGGGAAATCATCTCCGAGGACATTGGCGACTTTGACTACACCCCCAAGCCGGAATACCCAGGACCCTTTATGATTTTCAACGAACCGGACGAGAAGGCCGTGCTGGAGAGGTTCTTCCTACACATCAAGGAGGCGAGACCGACAGTCATTGCGACGTACAACGGTGACTTTTTCGATTGGCCCTTTGTGGACGCCCGAGCTAGCATCAACGGCATCGACATGTACCAGGAGATTGGTTGGAAGAAGGACAGCGAGGACCAGTACAAGTGCAGCTACAGCGTGCACATGGATTGTTTCCACTGGGTGAATCGTGACTCCTACCTGCCTCAGGGATCCCGAGGTCTGAAAGCCGTCACCGTCGCCAAGCTCGGTTACGACCCCGACGAGCTCGACCCCGAACTCATGACGCCATATGCCCAGGAACGCCCCCAGACCCTGGCCGAGTACTCAGTTTCCGATGCTGTGGCGACGTACTACCTGTACATGAAATACGTCCATCCCTTCATTTTCTCTCTATGCACGATTCTGCCGCTTGGTGGTGACGACACGTTGCGAAAGGGTACCGGTACCCTTTGCGAGATGTTGTTGATGGTGCAGGCCTACCAACAAGAGATTGTGTTACCAAACAAGCATGTGTCGCCAAGAGAAGCGTTCTACGAAGGACACTTGCTTGACTCAGAGACGTATGTCGGTGGCCACGTCGAAAGTATTGAAGCAGGTGTCTTCCGCGCGGATATTCCCGTAAATTTTGCGGTTGACACGGGTGCAGTTGATGAGCTGTTGAATGATTTGGACGCCGCGCTGAAATTCAGTATTACGGTGGAGGAAAAGAAGTCCATGGACGATATTGAAAACTATGACGAGATCAGGGAGCAAATCGCTTCTCGGTTGCGCGCATTGAAGGAGACACCGAACCGCAGCGAGCGACCCCTAATCTACCATCTCGACGTTGCGTCCATGTACCCCAATATCATGACGACGAACCGTCTGCAACCGGACTCCATGATCCAAGAGTCGGACTGTGCGGCATGCGACTTCAACCGCCCAGGCAAGACGTGCGATAGACGCATGCCGTGGGCGTGGAGAGGAGAGTACTTGCCGGCAAAGCGGGACGAGTACAACATGATCAGAAATGCTCTGGAGAATGAAAAGTTCCCCGGCAAGTGGCCGAATTCGCCTCAGAGGACGTTTCAGGATTTGTCTCCCGACGAGCAGACTGCTCTCCTGCGGAAGCGGTTGCAGATCTTTTCGCAAAAGGTTTACCACAAGATCCACGACTCGACAACGACTGTCAAGGAGGCCATCATCTGCCAGCGAGAGAATCCGTTCTACATCAACACCGTACGAGACTTCCGTGATCGTCGATACGATTACAAGGGTAAAGCCAAGGTCTGGAAGGGCAAAACGGAAGCCCTGAAGTCCTCTGGCGCAACCTCCAGCGAAGTTGATGCGGCTAAGAAGATGATTATTCTCTTCGACTCGCTGCAGCTTGCTCACAAGGTTATTTTGAATTCCTTCTATGGCTATGTCATGAGAAAGGGATCCAGATGGTATTCCATGGAAATGGCTGGTGTTACGTGTCTGACGGGAGCGACAATTATTCAGCTGGCCAGGTCGCTCGTTGAGCGATTGGGTCGTCCCTTAGAATTGGATACGGACGGTATCTGGTGTATGCTTCCCGCCACGTTCCCGGAAAACTTCGCCTTCAAGACCAAGGGAGGCAAGAAGGTCACCATCTCGTACCCCTGTACCATGTTGAACCATTTGGTTCACGCAAAGTTCACCAACCACCAGTACCAGACGCTCACAGACCCCAAGACTCTCAAGTACGAGACGCACAGCGACAACTCCATCTTCTTCGAAGTCGACGGCCCTTACAAGGCCATGGTCTTGCCGACTTCCAAGGAGGAGGACAAGAATTTGAAGAAGCGTTATGCAGTCTTCAACGACGACGGCAGTTTGGCCGAGTTGAAGGGTTTCGAAGTGAAGCGCAGAGGTGAGCTGAAGCTCATCAAGATCTTCCAGCAGCAAATCTTCAAGTTTTTTCTTGAAGGAGAAACTCTTGCCGAGTGCTATGCTGCCGTTGCCAAGGTTGCCAACCAATGGCTTGATGTATTGCACAGCAAGGGTGCAACGCTAGCGGACGAGGAACTCATGGAGCTTATTTCGGAGAACAGAAGCATGTCCAAGACCTTGGAGGAGTACGGTTCGCAAAAGTCAACTTCAATCACCACGGCGAAGCGTTTGGCAGACTTCTTGGGTGAACAGATGGTCAAGGACAAGGGATTGAATTGCAAGTTCATTATCTGCGCCAGACCCAAGAACGCGCCCGTCACCGAGCGAGCCATCCCGGTTGCCATCTTCTCTGCTGAAGAGACGACGAAGCGTTTCTACCTCAAGAAATGGCTCAAGGAGGAACCTGCGGACACCGACCCGAGAGCTCTATTGGACTGGGACTACTACCTCGAGCGCCTGGGATCCGTTATCCAGAAGCTCATCACCATCCCTGCTGCGCTCCAGAAAGTCAGGAACCCGGTTCCTCGTGTGGCTCACCCCGACTGGCTGCAACGCCGGATCAACATCAAGGACGATAAGATGAAGCAGAAGAAGCTCACCGACCTTTTCACCAAGGGGCCACTGGAAGACATCACCAACCGCAACGGTCGGTCCGCAACCGACATGGAGGACTTCGGCACACAGCTACTCAAGCCAAAGCCCGTGACGTCTGTGGTGGCCGCTTCACAGCCTACTGCCCAGAAGAGAAAGTCTCCCGAAGCTGCTGAGAGCACTGATCCCTTCGCCGCACTGCCCATGGTTATGCCCTCCCCCTCAGACGACTACATTGGCTTCTTGCAATACCAGAAGCAAAAGTGGAAGATTCAAAAGCAGGCTCGCATTCGAAGACGACAGCTTTTTGGAGACCGACGCGGCAACAACCAGAATAACATCCAAAACACGTTCATGAAGCAAGCCCATATGACTTACATGAGCAATTGGCAGCTGTTGCATCTCAAGCCGACGGAAACTCCTGGTATCGTCAACGCTCACGTTCTTATTGATGCAAAGATCCACTCGCTCAAGATCAAGGTCCCGCGACAGGTGTTCTTGAACTTGAGAAGTGGCGAAATGCCCGACGTTGATATCCCTGGCTGTGAGGTCGAGCAGGTCAACCACACGCTTCCGAATGGTCACTCTTCCGTTCACCTCTTCAAGCTTACGGTTCCTGAGGACGTCTACTTCAATGAGGCGGACAAGTTCTCGCTGCTGTTCAACCACCCCAGTGTCGAAGGCGTGTACGAGAAGCATTTGCCGCTGAATATTCGGGCTGTGCTTCAACTGGGTAATCTCTGCACCATTGACGAACAGCAACATGCAGTCCTCGGAAAGGGCCTGGAGCAAGGCTTCGATCTAAGTGGTCTCAAGCGTCCCCTGAAGGCGAAGACCTATCTTGAAACTTCACCCCTGGCATACATCTACGTTTCTCACGTCACTGCTGGCGACAAACAAATCTTTGGAGTCTTTTCTACACTGAAGGACGAGGCACATGTGATCATTCTGCAGAAGGGCAGAGACTCGGGCCAGGACCTCCCCAACATCTCCCGAATCTACACCGAGCTACTTGCTCGGCGAGGAGAAGAGGCGGAAGGCACGAATTGGCAGGATTGCTTTACCTACCAGGAGAAGCTCAACTTCAAAATCACCCAGGTCACGACAAGGCGAAAGGCGCATTTGGAACTCAGCGACGTCGTCAAGAAGATGAGAAAGGACGAGCTGCGACCACTCATGATGGTTATCCAATCATCCCAGCGCAACATGCTCATCAATGACGTTCCGATTCTCGGCGAGTTTCCAGTACTGCCGCTTAAGTATGATGCTGCGGATAGCTCCCTGCCGCCACTTGGCTGGCAAGCAGTCGTTGCTAGACGGCTTGTTGGGCATTATCTTGGTCTTGGCTCCTGGATCTTGCATCTTACAACACTCGCACGGTACGGAGAGGTTCCTCTCTGTAATCTCGAGCGAGAGGACCCGCGCTTCCTCATCGATATTGCCTATGCTAGAAGGTTGCAGAACAACAATGTTGTCCTGTGGTGGTCCGCAAGCCCTCGTCCCGACCATGCCGGTCACGAGAAAGATGACATTATCGGCCCGCTCGAAACTGTCCAGATGCCCTCGATCAACAACCCCGGCACCTTCTCCTCGGTCTGCATCGACTTGGAGGTCAGAAACCTAGCCATCAACACCATACTCACATCCTCTCTTATCAATGAGCTGGAAGGCTCCGAGTCTATTTCTTTCAATCCCGCCGGAGATGGTAACGCGGCTGGCGACGAAGTCATCTCGTCAGAAGGCACGTTTGCCAACGCTGGTGTGTTGGTTCTCCGAGAGATGGTGAAGAGTTGGTGGCAGGAGGCCTGCAAGGGCAACACCATGGCCGATGTCATGGTTCAGCACCTGGTCCGTTGGGTCGAGAATCCCGATTCCTTCCTGTATGACCGTGCTCTGCACTATTACGTGCAGATGATGTCCAAGAAGGCCTTCCAACAGCTCATGGCCGACTTCCGCCGAGTCGGCTCTCAGGTCATCTTTGCCAACTCGAACCGCCTTTTGCTTCAGACGACCAAGGCCGAGGTCGGTACCGCGTATGCCTACAGTCAGTACATTATCAAGTCGATCAAGAGCAAGCCCCTCTTCCACTTCATCGATCTTGAGATCAAGGAATATTGGGATTACCTAGTATGGTACGATGAGTTCAACTACGGCGGCAAAGCCTGTCAGGAGGTGGTGGAGGCAGAGCAGCAGACTCTCGACACCGTCATGCACTGGCAAATGGCGACATTCCTCCCTATCCGCCTGCAGCCCACTTTCCAGGACTGGGTCATTGAGTTCATCCAACTCATGCACAACCTCAAGCGCCCTCAAGACGGAGACTTCTCCTCGACGCCGCGCCTTACACAACTCCCGCAAAAGGCCCTTGCGGAGGGCGCCCAGGGACAAATTATCCTAGGCAAAGTCTTTGAGAAGCCCCTGAAGAAGGACATTGCCAACCTCGTCAACCTACAGAAGCGCGAGCTGCTCCACCCGGAGCTCGCGGAAGACTACTCCTTCCCCAAGCTCCCCGGCTCGCACCTCGCCCACCTCTCCTCGCGCAACGCCGTCCTCGAGCTCGTAAAGTCCCTGATGCAGGTCCTCTCCCTCGACAAGAACATCACCCTCGAAGCGCGCCTCCTGCGCAAAGAGCTGCTCGCCATGTTCGACGTGCGCGAGTTCAGCAAAGAAGGCGCCTTCCAGAACCCGAGCGAGAGCCTGAAGGTGATCCAGCTCAGCTGCGACAGCTGCACCATGGCGCGCGACCTCGACTTCTGCCGCGACGAGGACCTGTTGCCGGAGATTGGGCCCGACGGGCGGCGGCTGGGACCGGAGACGAGGCCTTGGCGGTGTACGTTTTGCGAGGCCGAGTATGATCGGAATGCGATCGAGGAGACGTTGTTGGCGAGCGTGGAGGCGTTTGTGGTGGAGTGGACTACGCAAGATCTCAAATGCGGCAAGTGTGGTGCGTTGAGGATGAACGAGTTTATGGAGCATTGTACGTGCAGCGGGACGTGGGTTGAGAGTGTCAAGAGGGCGGATATTGTGAGAAGGCTGAGTGTGTATTGGAGCGTGGCCAAGTTCTATGGGTTGAGGATGTTGTTGGAGGTTACGGAGGGGTTGAGGAAGGGTCTTTGA